In one Gopherus evgoodei ecotype Sinaloan lineage chromosome 1, rGopEvg1_v1.p, whole genome shotgun sequence genomic region, the following are encoded:
- the GJA3 gene encoding gap junction alpha-3 protein, with product MGDWSFLGRLLENAQEHSTVIGKVWLTVLFIFRILVLGAAAEEVWGDEQSDFTCNTQQPGCENVCYDKAFPISHIRFWVLQIIFVSTPTLIYLGHVLHIVRMEEKKKEEELKKKGSSRDSNHQGGAAAAGGQGGSNNSSTNKEPPPEKEKPPIRDERGKIRISGALLRTYVFNIIFKTLFEIGFIVGQYFLYGFELKPLYRCSRWPCPNIVDCFISRPTEKTIFIIFMLVVACVSLLLNMLEMYHLGWKKLKQGVTNQYHSDPIPIAPATIARDSKPVTLPLPSPAVIPSVTSALPDSRAIPPLLSSWTVPPYYAEATARAQPATTTSLAGYPRDPSFSEERHNTAIPIPTSTPIPTLSPIPTPMQAITPYFNGSSQALAVKQNWTNLAVEQQRKPPASSSAASSPPSSIRQQSPKQELANEQPLPSPPLLPPVAAVNSSSSTSLSRGSSSKWDVEGEEEATKEWPVSAACTTVEMHEPPLLIDTRRLSRASKSSSSRARSDDLAV from the coding sequence ATGGGTGACTGGAGCTTTCTGGGGAGACTATTAGAGAATGCACAAGAGCACTCCACGGTTATTGGCAAAGTTTGGCTGACGGTACTGTTTATCTTCAGGATCCTGgtgctgggggctgctgctgaGGAAGTTTGGGGAGATGAACAATCGGACTTTACATGCAACACACAGCAACCTGGTTGCGAAAATGTCTGCTATGACAAAGCCTTCCCCATTTCCCACATCCGCTTCTGGGTGCTGCAGATCATCTTTGTCTCTACGCCAACCCTCATCTACCTGGGCCATGTGCTGCACATTGTGCGCatggaggagaagaagaaagaggaagagttAAAAAAGaaggggagcagcagggacagcaaCCAccaggggggagcagcagcagcaggtggccAAGGGGgtagcaacaacagcagcaccaatAAGGAGCCACCCCCAGAGAAGGAGAAGCCACCAATCCGTGATGAGCGGGGTAAAATACGCATCAGTGGTGCCTTGCTCCGCACCTATGTCTTCAATATCATTTTCAAAACTCTGTTTGAGATAGGCTTCATTGTGGGCCAGTATTTCCTGTATGGCTTTGAGCTGAAGCCACTCTACCGTTGCAGCCGTTGGCCTTGCCCAAACATTGTGGACTGCTTCATTTCACGGCCCACTGAGAAGACCATTTTCATCATCTTCATGCTGGTGGTGGCATGTGTCTCGCTGCTGCTCAACATGCTTGAGATGTACCACCTTGGATGGAAGAAGCTTAAGCAAGGCGTGACCAACCAATACCACTCTGATCCAATCCCCATTGCACCAGCTACCATTGCAAGGGACTCCAAACCTGTTACTCTGCCTCTGCCATCTCCAGCAGTGATCCCTAGTGTCACGTCTGCTCTCCCGGATTCCCGTGCCATCCCTCCACTGCTCTCTTCATGGACTGTGCCACCTTACTATGCTGAAGCCACTGCTAGGGCACAACCAGCCACCACAACTTCCCTGGCTGGCTACCCCAGGGATCCTTCATTCTCTGAGGAGCGACACAATACTGCCATTCCCATTCCAACCTCCACTCCAATCCCAACTCTATCCCCTATCCCAACACCTATGCAAGCCATCACCCCTTACTTCAATGGCAGCAGCCAGGCCTTAGCTGTCAAGCAGAACTGGACCAATCTGGCAGTCGAGCAGCAGAGGAAGCCGCCAGCCTCCAGctcagctgcctcctctccccctagCAGCATCAGACAACAATCTCCAAAGCAAGAGTTGGCCAATGAGCAACCACTGCCATCACCACCTCTTTTGCCACCTGTGGCAGCAgtcaatagcagcagcagcaccagcctgagcagaggaagcagcagcaagtgGGATGTAGAAGGTGAAGAGGAGGCCACGAAGGAGTGGCCAGTGTCAGCTGCCTGCACTACAGTAGAAATGCATGAGCCGCCTCTGCTCATAGACACACGGCGCTTAAGCAGGGCTAGTAAGTCAAGCAGCAGTAGAGCCAGGTCAGATGACTTAGCTGTATAG